A stretch of the Bordetella genomosp. 8 genome encodes the following:
- a CDS encoding AMP nucleosidase, whose protein sequence is MPYEAFDSASSAVERLIEIYERNTAFLRAGLQRVTQGDDLHGVRVRACYPSVRIAVHTYDQVDTRLSYGHVAEPGVYQTTITQPRLFKDYLTEQIGHLLQNHKVPVEVGESNVPIPLHFAFAEGAYVEGEHLEALKRPLRDIFDVPDLAITDDAIVNGTWYGREHEPRPLGPFTAPRVDYSLHRLQHYTATAPGHFQNYVLFTNYQFYVDEFCARARAMLAAGEGDYEALIEPGNRVMRRGEPIATDAAVGRLPQMPAYHLTRADHSGITLVNIGVGPSNAKTITDHIAVLRPHAWLMLGHCAGLRTSQRLGDYVLAHGYVRDDHVLDADLPTWVPVPPLAEVQVALEQAVEEVAGLSGWELKRIMRTGTVATIDNRNWELRDHTEPVQRFAQSRAIALDMESATIAANGFRFRVPYGTLLCVSDKPLHGELKLPGMATAFYRRQVGQHLEIGIRALEKLREMPPERLHSRKLRSFMETAFQ, encoded by the coding sequence ATGCCGTACGAAGCGTTCGACAGCGCGTCGTCGGCTGTCGAACGCCTGATCGAAATCTACGAGCGCAATACCGCCTTCCTGCGCGCCGGATTGCAGCGCGTGACCCAGGGCGATGACCTGCATGGCGTGCGAGTGCGCGCCTGCTATCCCAGCGTGCGCATCGCCGTCCATACCTACGATCAGGTGGATACCCGGCTGTCGTACGGCCATGTCGCCGAGCCCGGCGTGTACCAGACCACGATCACGCAGCCGCGGCTGTTCAAGGACTACCTGACGGAACAGATCGGCCACCTGTTGCAGAATCACAAGGTGCCGGTGGAAGTGGGCGAATCCAACGTGCCCATCCCGCTGCATTTCGCCTTCGCCGAAGGCGCGTATGTCGAAGGCGAACACCTGGAAGCCCTGAAGCGCCCGCTGCGCGACATCTTCGACGTGCCCGACCTGGCCATCACCGATGACGCCATCGTCAACGGCACCTGGTACGGCCGCGAACACGAACCGCGTCCGCTGGGGCCCTTCACCGCGCCGCGCGTGGACTACTCGCTGCACAGGCTGCAGCACTACACGGCGACGGCGCCCGGGCATTTCCAGAACTACGTCCTGTTCACCAACTACCAGTTCTACGTCGATGAATTCTGCGCACGCGCCCGCGCCATGCTGGCCGCCGGCGAAGGCGACTACGAGGCGCTGATCGAGCCCGGCAACCGCGTCATGCGCCGCGGCGAACCCATCGCCACGGATGCCGCCGTCGGCCGCCTGCCGCAGATGCCGGCTTACCACCTGACGCGCGCCGATCATTCCGGCATCACGCTCGTGAATATCGGCGTCGGGCCGTCCAACGCCAAGACGATTACCGACCACATCGCCGTGCTGCGGCCACATGCCTGGCTGATGCTGGGACATTGCGCCGGCTTGCGCACGTCGCAGCGGCTGGGCGATTACGTGCTGGCGCATGGCTATGTGCGCGACGACCACGTGCTGGACGCCGACCTGCCCACCTGGGTGCCGGTCCCGCCGCTGGCCGAAGTGCAGGTCGCGCTGGAACAGGCGGTGGAGGAAGTCGCCGGCCTGTCGGGTTGGGAGCTCAAGCGCATCATGCGCACCGGCACGGTGGCGACCATCGACAATCGCAACTGGGAATTGCGCGACCACACCGAGCCGGTCCAGCGTTTCGCCCAGTCGCGCGCGATCGCCCTGGACATGGAATCCGCCACCATCGCGGCCAACGGCTTCCGCTTCCGGGTGCCCTACGGCACCTTGCTATGCGTGTCGGACAAGCCGTTGCATGGCGAGTTGAAGCTGCCGGGCATGGCCACGGCTTTCTATCGACGGCAAGTGGGCCAGCATCTGGAAATCGGCATACGCGCGCTGGAGAAGTTGCGCGAGATGCCGCCGGAACGCCTGCATTCGCGCAAGCTGCGCAGCTTCATGGAGACGGCGTTCCAATAA
- a CDS encoding tetratricopeptide repeat protein → MSTPANAAAPAAPSTLASSTSASPLAGEQWLALGRALHGAGRYGEAVNALQRAAAQLPLDLEVYRALVASLDASGQVADAASARIGIDAIERRRAVDLFEIGRVYARHKQWDAAGHWLERALMIDPALHAAHICMAWVLRQLGMRHGSGRQACRAYRGQAAFASARRTRRRTVLIVCSSGFANVPFRHLVPPALNRVVRWVIDLGVVGIGWGRARALPPYDIAFNVVGDADLGAFCRAELAQFAESSTAPVLNQPARIERTTRERIQVLLDGIAGIYAPKTCRWPGAGGAAEGLHAAIASAGMDYPVITRPAGEHGGKGVVLMTSPADTLAEPPTGDMYLTAYHEYRSADGYYRKYRVIFIDREPYPYHLAIGRQWLLHYFSADMLSESWKLEEERRFLEDPRAALGGPAWDALRAIGVRMDLDYCGIDFSLLPDGRVLVFEANATMLVHPEVEDDGLRFKNAYIQKIFDALDDLMRRRIGASAQAART, encoded by the coding sequence ATGTCGACCCCAGCGAACGCCGCGGCCCCAGCCGCCCCCTCGACCCTCGCAAGCTCAACGTCCGCATCGCCGCTCGCCGGCGAACAATGGCTGGCGCTCGGGCGCGCGCTGCACGGCGCGGGCCGTTATGGCGAAGCCGTCAATGCCTTGCAGCGCGCCGCCGCGCAGTTGCCCCTGGACCTGGAGGTGTATCGCGCGCTGGTCGCGTCCCTGGACGCAAGCGGGCAGGTCGCGGACGCCGCGTCCGCGCGCATCGGCATCGACGCCATCGAGCGGCGCCGCGCGGTGGACCTGTTCGAGATCGGCCGCGTCTACGCCCGCCACAAGCAATGGGACGCCGCCGGCCATTGGCTGGAACGGGCGTTGATGATCGATCCCGCGCTGCACGCGGCGCATATTTGCATGGCCTGGGTGCTGCGGCAGCTGGGCATGCGCCATGGCAGCGGCCGGCAGGCCTGCCGCGCGTACCGCGGACAGGCTGCGTTCGCCTCGGCCAGGCGCACCAGGCGGCGCACGGTGCTCATCGTGTGTTCGAGCGGCTTCGCCAACGTGCCTTTCCGGCACCTGGTTCCGCCGGCCTTGAATCGCGTCGTACGCTGGGTGATCGACCTGGGCGTCGTCGGCATAGGCTGGGGACGCGCCCGCGCGCTGCCGCCGTACGACATTGCCTTCAATGTCGTGGGCGACGCCGACCTGGGCGCGTTCTGCCGCGCCGAGCTGGCGCAGTTCGCCGAGTCGTCGACGGCGCCCGTCCTGAACCAGCCGGCGCGCATCGAACGCACCACGCGCGAACGTATCCAGGTGCTGCTCGATGGCATAGCCGGGATATACGCGCCGAAGACCTGCCGCTGGCCTGGCGCGGGCGGTGCGGCCGAAGGCTTGCACGCCGCGATCGCCTCGGCGGGGATGGACTATCCGGTCATCACGCGGCCGGCGGGCGAGCATGGCGGCAAGGGCGTCGTCCTGATGACGTCGCCGGCCGATACCCTGGCGGAGCCCCCGACGGGCGACATGTACCTGACGGCGTACCACGAGTACCGTTCCGCCGACGGCTACTACCGCAAGTACCGCGTCATCTTCATCGACCGCGAGCCCTATCCCTACCATCTGGCGATAGGCCGGCAGTGGCTGCTGCATTATTTCTCGGCCGACATGCTGTCCGAGTCCTGGAAGCTGGAAGAAGAACGCCGCTTCCTGGAGGATCCGCGCGCGGCGCTGGGCGGGCCGGCCTGGGACGCGCTGCGCGCCATCGGCGTACGCATGGATCTGGATTACTGCGGCATCGATTTCTCGCTGCTGCCGGACGGCCGTGTGCTGGTCTTCGAAGCCAACGCCACCATGCTCGTGCATCCCGAAGTCGAAGACGACGGCCTGCGTTTCAAGAACGCCTACATACAGAAGATTTTCGATGCCCTGGACGACCTGATGCGGCGTCGCATCGGCGCCTCGGCTCAAGCCGCCCGCACGTAG
- a CDS encoding NAD(P)H-dependent flavin oxidoreductase has protein sequence MAARITTPLAERLGISHPIIQAPMAAVATPALAAAASNAGALGFLGVGAMTAQAARTTIGEIRALTQRPFGVNVFCHAPAVADAAVESAWLSYLAPVFREFGAEPPAALSEIYKSFVEDDAMLEAFLDERPAVVSFHFGLPDAARIRALHDAGIYLMATATSVEEGRRVQEAGIDAVVAQGYEAGGHRGAFDPGAPDERLGTLALTRLLVRHLDVPVVAAGGIMDGAGIAAVLALGAQAAQLGTAFVSCPESSADAAFRAALADPRAMTAMTTAISGRLARGLHNRLMRLGEAPDSPPVPDYPIAYDAGKALHAAAKARGNSEFAAQWAGQGARLSRAMPAAELVRTLATELEASTPGTAGHASRR, from the coding sequence ATGGCTGCCCGTATCACCACCCCGCTGGCCGAACGGCTGGGCATCTCCCATCCCATCATCCAGGCGCCCATGGCTGCCGTGGCGACGCCGGCGCTCGCGGCCGCGGCCAGCAATGCCGGCGCCCTGGGGTTTCTCGGCGTGGGCGCCATGACGGCGCAGGCCGCGCGCACGACGATCGGCGAGATCCGCGCGCTGACGCAGCGGCCCTTCGGCGTCAACGTCTTCTGCCACGCGCCCGCGGTCGCCGACGCCGCCGTGGAGTCCGCCTGGCTATCCTATCTGGCGCCGGTCTTCCGTGAATTCGGCGCCGAGCCTCCCGCGGCCTTGAGCGAGATCTACAAGAGCTTCGTGGAGGATGACGCCATGCTGGAGGCCTTCCTGGACGAGCGGCCGGCCGTGGTCAGCTTCCATTTCGGCCTGCCGGATGCCGCGCGTATCCGCGCGCTGCACGATGCCGGCATCTACCTGATGGCCACGGCCACCAGCGTGGAAGAAGGGCGGCGCGTGCAGGAGGCCGGTATCGATGCCGTGGTCGCCCAGGGCTATGAAGCGGGCGGCCACCGCGGCGCATTCGATCCGGGCGCACCCGACGAACGGCTGGGCACCCTGGCCCTGACGCGCCTGCTCGTGCGTCACCTGGACGTGCCCGTGGTGGCGGCCGGCGGCATCATGGATGGCGCCGGCATCGCCGCGGTACTCGCGCTGGGCGCGCAGGCCGCGCAGTTGGGCACGGCCTTCGTGTCTTGTCCCGAGTCGTCCGCCGACGCGGCTTTCCGCGCCGCGTTGGCCGATCCGCGGGCCATGACGGCCATGACCACCGCCATATCCGGCCGTCTCGCACGCGGACTCCACAACCGGCTGATGCGCCTGGGGGAAGCGCCGGACAGCCCTCCGGTCCCGGATTATCCGATCGCCTACGACGCCGGCAAGGCGCTGCATGCCGCCGCCAAGGCGCGCGGCAACAGCGAGTTCGCCGCCCAGTGGGCGGGGCAGGGGGCGCGCCTGTCACGCGCCATGCCGGCTGCCGAGCTGGTGCGGACCCTGGCCACGGAGCTGGAAGCATCCACGCCGGGCACGGCCGGGCATGCGTCGCGCCGCTAG
- a CDS encoding aconitase X, with the protein MIALSDYDQALLQGERGPAAALAMRILVRSAAVMGADSLIDIDSAHIDGCLYHGQASLDFVEKLVEGGGKVVVPTTLNVGSMDLIHPELFRGDDALRSAGTRLMQAHIELGCESSFTCAPYQLKNRPRLGQQIAWAESNAIVFANSVLGARTNRYGDFMDLCAALTGRAPRCGLHLAENRHAGIVFAVDEDFPRDPASRDIWYAALGLLVGKRAGGAIPAITGLPPDTTEDELKALGAAAASSGAIALFHAVGITPEAPTLEAALGGRAAGATIGVTRADLRAVRQTLNQAAPGAPLAAVSVGTPHFSLAECAALERLLCQPAPGPGPTGVEHAGNGPTGMEHAGHGPTASKQTGDGPRCAIDFYVNTSRYILWELETSGQAERLRAAGVQFVTDTCTYITPVMRQTTGLVMTNSGKWAHYAPANIGVQVAYGSLRECVRSALAGKVCFDEA; encoded by the coding sequence GTGATCGCGCTTTCCGACTACGACCAGGCCCTGCTCCAGGGCGAACGCGGGCCCGCCGCCGCACTGGCCATGCGGATACTGGTGCGCTCGGCGGCAGTCATGGGTGCGGACAGCCTGATCGACATCGACAGCGCGCACATCGACGGCTGCCTGTACCACGGCCAGGCCAGCCTGGACTTCGTCGAAAAGCTGGTGGAAGGCGGCGGCAAGGTGGTGGTGCCCACCACCTTGAACGTCGGCTCCATGGACCTTATCCATCCCGAACTTTTCCGTGGCGACGACGCGCTGCGCAGCGCGGGCACGCGTCTGATGCAGGCCCATATCGAGCTGGGCTGCGAATCCAGCTTTACCTGCGCGCCCTACCAGTTGAAAAACCGGCCGCGCCTGGGACAGCAGATCGCCTGGGCCGAGTCCAATGCCATCGTCTTCGCCAATTCCGTGCTGGGTGCGCGCACCAATCGCTATGGCGACTTCATGGACCTGTGCGCCGCGCTGACCGGACGGGCGCCACGCTGCGGCCTGCACCTGGCGGAAAACCGCCATGCCGGCATCGTCTTCGCGGTGGACGAGGACTTTCCGCGCGATCCGGCCAGCCGCGATATCTGGTACGCGGCGCTGGGCCTGCTGGTGGGCAAGCGCGCGGGCGGCGCCATTCCCGCCATCACGGGCCTGCCGCCCGACACCACGGAAGACGAGCTCAAGGCCTTGGGCGCGGCCGCGGCCTCCAGCGGCGCCATCGCGCTGTTCCATGCGGTGGGGATCACGCCCGAAGCGCCCACGTTGGAAGCGGCCCTGGGCGGACGTGCGGCTGGTGCGACCATCGGCGTCACGCGCGCCGATCTGCGGGCCGTGCGCCAAACGCTGAACCAGGCAGCCCCCGGCGCCCCGCTGGCGGCGGTCAGCGTCGGCACGCCGCATTTTTCCCTGGCCGAGTGCGCGGCGCTGGAACGGCTGCTTTGCCAGCCGGCGCCAGGACCTGGACCGACCGGCGTGGAACACGCAGGAAACGGACCGACTGGGATGGAACACGCAGGGCACGGACCGACCGCCAGCAAACAGACTGGCGACGGCCCGCGTTGCGCCATCGACTTCTACGTGAATACCAGCCGCTATATCCTGTGGGAACTGGAAACCTCCGGCCAGGCTGAGCGGCTGCGCGCCGCGGGCGTGCAGTTCGTCACGGACACCTGTACCTACATCACACCCGTCATGCGCCAGACCACCGGCCTGGTCATGACCAACTCCGGCAAATGGGCGCACTATGCGCCCGCCAATATCGGTGTGCAGGTGGCCTACGGCAGCCTGCGCGAATGCGTGCGTTCGGCGCTGGCCGGCAAGGTGTGTTTCGATGAAGCCTGA
- a CDS encoding LysR family transcriptional regulator, with the protein MEIAELEIFRAVAQEQSVTRAARRLRRVQSNVTTRVKNLEEDLSTTLFQRGGRRMLLTPEGQRLLEYADRILALAAEARQAVRDEAPRGPLRLGSMEAAAASRLPGVLASFNRKWPAVRIDIKTGTTQALADAVGAHRLDCAIVAHPAGGRPQQADMERLGPGLEGHYLFSERLLLVAPPSHPRIRRARDIRVRTIAAFAQGCTYRNCVDDWLARDGDSLDGWGVLEQGSYASILACVMAGTAVAAVPQSVLDMHPAAASASTTYLRSVNSFLIRRAGFGTSAYKALYDEMRRAAD; encoded by the coding sequence ATGGAAATCGCCGAACTGGAAATTTTCCGCGCGGTGGCTCAGGAACAGAGCGTGACGCGCGCGGCCAGGCGCCTGCGCCGCGTGCAGTCGAACGTGACCACGCGGGTCAAGAACCTGGAGGAAGACCTGAGCACGACGCTGTTCCAGCGTGGAGGCAGGCGCATGCTCCTGACCCCGGAAGGGCAGCGGCTGCTGGAGTACGCCGATCGCATCCTGGCGCTGGCGGCGGAGGCCCGGCAGGCCGTGCGCGACGAGGCGCCGCGCGGGCCCTTGCGGCTGGGCTCGATGGAGGCCGCCGCCGCCAGCCGCCTGCCCGGCGTGCTGGCCAGCTTCAACCGCAAGTGGCCAGCGGTGCGCATCGACATAAAGACCGGCACCACGCAGGCTTTGGCGGACGCGGTCGGCGCGCACCGGCTGGACTGCGCCATCGTCGCGCATCCGGCGGGCGGACGGCCGCAACAGGCGGATATGGAGCGGCTCGGCCCCGGCCTGGAGGGCCATTACCTTTTTTCCGAACGCTTGCTGCTGGTCGCGCCGCCGTCGCACCCGCGCATCCGGCGCGCGCGCGATATCCGCGTGCGCACCATCGCGGCTTTCGCGCAGGGATGCACCTATCGCAATTGCGTGGATGACTGGCTGGCGCGAGACGGCGACAGCCTGGACGGCTGGGGCGTCCTGGAGCAGGGCTCGTATGCGTCCATCTTGGCTTGCGTGATGGCCGGTACGGCGGTGGCGGCGGTGCCGCAGTCGGTGCTGGACATGCATCCCGCCGCGGCCAGCGCGTCGACGACCTATCTGCGTTCGGTCAACAGCTTCCTGATCCGGCGCGCCGGATTCGGGACATCGGCCTACAAGGCCTTGTATGACGAGATGCGCCGCGCCGCCGATTGA
- a CDS encoding branched-chain amino acid ABC transporter substrate-binding protein, whose amino-acid sequence MKKHHQTPHHLASAAALALALAAGMAMPAHAQTLKIAAVGPTTGPVTQYGDMVREGIYTAVEQVNAAGGVNGKKLEVVVVDDGCEPKQGPTAANRVVNERIGFVVGPVCSGASIAAAPIYEQEGVVMITPSATAPALTDGKKYNFIFRTIGRDDQQGPAAAAYIVDKFKPKKVAVLHDKQSYGQGIATSVKSQLEKAGIPVAVFEGINAGDSDYSAVITKLKSENVDFVYYGGYHPEMGLLMRQAAEQGLKARFMGPEGAGNPDINAIAGPAVEGMLLTLPADFSQDPKNADLVKAFKDKQRNAGGAFQLTAYTATMAIVDGIKGSGSTDPTKVAAWLHKNSIDTPIGKVSWNAQGDLNSFAFQVYEWHKDGTHTLAK is encoded by the coding sequence ATGAAAAAACACCATCAAACACCCCATCATTTGGCGTCCGCGGCCGCGCTCGCACTCGCATTGGCGGCCGGGATGGCCATGCCCGCACACGCGCAGACGCTGAAGATCGCCGCCGTGGGCCCGACCACCGGGCCTGTCACGCAATACGGCGACATGGTCCGCGAAGGCATCTATACCGCCGTCGAGCAGGTCAATGCGGCGGGCGGCGTCAATGGCAAGAAGCTGGAAGTCGTCGTGGTCGACGATGGCTGCGAGCCCAAGCAGGGTCCGACGGCGGCCAACCGGGTGGTGAACGAACGCATCGGATTCGTGGTGGGCCCGGTCTGCTCCGGCGCCAGCATCGCCGCCGCGCCGATCTACGAGCAGGAAGGCGTGGTCATGATCACGCCGTCCGCCACGGCGCCGGCGCTCACGGACGGCAAGAAGTACAACTTCATCTTCCGCACCATCGGCCGCGACGATCAGCAAGGCCCGGCGGCGGCCGCCTATATCGTGGACAAGTTCAAGCCCAAGAAGGTCGCCGTCCTGCACGACAAGCAGTCGTATGGCCAGGGCATCGCCACCTCGGTCAAGAGCCAGCTCGAAAAGGCCGGCATTCCCGTCGCCGTGTTCGAAGGCATCAACGCCGGCGACAGCGACTATTCGGCGGTCATCACCAAGCTGAAAAGCGAGAATGTCGACTTCGTCTACTACGGCGGCTACCACCCCGAAATGGGCCTGTTGATGCGCCAGGCCGCGGAACAGGGCCTGAAGGCGCGCTTCATGGGACCGGAAGGCGCCGGCAATCCGGACATCAACGCGATCGCCGGTCCGGCGGTGGAAGGCATGCTGCTGACGCTGCCGGCCGACTTCTCGCAGGATCCCAAAAATGCCGACCTGGTCAAGGCGTTCAAGGACAAGCAGCGCAACGCGGGCGGCGCCTTCCAGCTGACGGCCTATACGGCCACCATGGCCATCGTCGACGGCATCAAGGGCTCGGGCTCCACCGATCCCACCAAGGTCGCGGCGTGGCTGCACAAGAACAGTATCGATACGCCCATCGGCAAGGTATCGTGGAACGCGCAAGGCGACCTGAACAGCTTCGCCTTCCAGGTCTACGAATGGCATAAGGACGGCACGCACACGCTGGCGAAGTGA
- a CDS encoding aconitase X swivel domain-containing protein, which yields MKPDSATSSAASSATSSAASSAASTAPDYSAVTVVPGDGHGGVLALQEPLSFWGGYDAQAGTIIEARHPQFGASLQGTCLLMARAKGSSSSSSVLAEAIRNGTGPAAIIMRERDLIVALGCIVASELYGIEVPIAVVDDASWQALTALPAGTPVRVQADAERCRIDAGPALIGTPSP from the coding sequence ATGAAGCCTGATTCCGCCACATCATCCGCCGCGTCATCGGCCACATCGTCCGCCGCGTCATCCGCCGCATCCACGGCGCCGGACTATTCCGCCGTGACGGTCGTGCCCGGCGATGGCCATGGCGGCGTACTGGCGCTGCAGGAGCCGCTCAGCTTCTGGGGCGGCTACGACGCCCAGGCTGGCACGATCATCGAAGCCCGGCATCCGCAGTTCGGCGCGTCACTGCAAGGGACCTGCCTGCTGATGGCCCGCGCCAAGGGATCCAGTTCCAGCAGCAGCGTACTGGCGGAAGCCATCCGCAACGGCACCGGCCCCGCCGCGATCATCATGCGCGAACGCGACCTGATCGTCGCGCTGGGATGCATCGTGGCGTCCGAGCTGTATGGCATCGAGGTGCCGATCGCCGTGGTGGACGACGCCAGCTGGCAAGCCTTGACGGCGCTGCCCGCCGGCACGCCGGTGCGGGTACAGGCCGACGCCGAACGGTGCCGGATAGACGCCGGGCCCGCCCTTATTGGAACGCCGTCTCCATGA
- a CDS encoding RBBP9/YdeN family alpha/beta hydrolase has product MRFQPIIVPGWKNSGTDHWQTLWQGSLAHAQRVVQRDWENPDPRDWNAALAACVEAAPWPALLIAHSLGCVATAALPPALHGRVAGALLVAPADIEREGAAPVLAAFAPITLRPLGFQSVVVASDNDPYCSLPRAREFARHWGSRLVVLPGAGHINAEAGYGPWPEGLKILHALRRRSAWRIPAPSRRIPPMAQPRP; this is encoded by the coding sequence ATGCGATTTCAACCGATCATCGTCCCGGGCTGGAAGAATTCCGGCACCGATCACTGGCAGACGCTGTGGCAGGGCAGCCTGGCGCACGCCCAGCGCGTGGTCCAGCGCGATTGGGAAAACCCGGATCCGCGGGACTGGAACGCCGCGCTGGCGGCCTGCGTGGAAGCCGCGCCGTGGCCGGCCCTGCTGATCGCGCACAGCCTGGGCTGCGTCGCCACCGCCGCCCTGCCGCCCGCCTTGCATGGCCGTGTGGCCGGCGCGCTGCTGGTCGCCCCCGCCGACATCGAACGGGAAGGCGCCGCGCCCGTCCTGGCCGCCTTCGCGCCCATCACGCTGCGGCCGCTGGGCTTCCAGAGCGTCGTGGTGGCCAGCGATAACGACCCCTATTGCTCCCTGCCCCGCGCCCGCGAGTTCGCCCGGCACTGGGGCAGCCGGCTGGTGGTGCTGCCCGGCGCGGGCCACATCAACGCGGAGGCCGGCTACGGCCCCTGGCCTGAAGGCCTGAAGATACTGCACGCCCTGCGCCGCCGCTCGGCCTGGCGTATACCCGCGCCCTCCCGCCGCATACCGCCCATGGCCCAGCCGCGGCCCTGA
- a CDS encoding MarR family winged helix-turn-helix transcriptional regulator translates to MSRPPHPSPALSSRRGADGKDHTLQPADFVALAQLRFTLRQFLAFSETAAAGCGLTPQQHQALLAIKAASGETMTVGEVADWLLLRPHSAGELINRLERMGLVERRPDETDRRKVHIGLTQGAQDKLDALSSAHYDELRAIGPLLRNLLGHFDAEDGGA, encoded by the coding sequence ATGTCGCGCCCTCCCCACCCCAGTCCGGCGCTTTCCTCGCGCCGCGGTGCCGATGGAAAGGACCATACGCTGCAGCCAGCGGACTTCGTCGCCCTGGCGCAATTGCGTTTCACCTTGCGCCAGTTCCTGGCCTTCAGCGAAACGGCGGCCGCCGGCTGTGGCCTGACGCCGCAGCAGCATCAGGCCCTGCTGGCCATCAAGGCGGCCTCCGGCGAAACCATGACCGTGGGCGAAGTCGCCGATTGGCTGTTGCTGCGGCCGCATAGCGCCGGCGAACTGATCAACCGCCTGGAACGCATGGGTCTCGTCGAGCGCCGGCCCGACGAGACGGACAGGCGCAAGGTCCATATCGGCCTGACGCAAGGGGCGCAGGACAAGCTGGACGCCCTGTCGTCCGCGCACTACGACGAACTGCGCGCCATCGGACCGCTGCTGCGCAACCTGCTTGGGCACTTCGACGCCGAAGACGGCGGCGCCTAG
- a CDS encoding helix-turn-helix domain-containing protein codes for MDSLQTEMLAHSEYATGHAAWRDTTSRAAPAARPACDGCGARRLCQAAQLCRGGAERPVALPVCSRKVSAGEAVFRAGDALRNLYVSRAGTCKTTRLYRDGRQQITGFPLGGDFLGMDAIATGRHETEAIALEDMVVCVLPYNEIDALADEFSDVRRNIERMLSREIVRESRLLMLMGNLSAEERVAAFLVDLADRYAERGYSPVAFTLRMSREEIGSHLGMKLETVSRMFSRLQQRGLIALHGKEVRIQDMDALRLV; via the coding sequence ATGGACAGCCTACAGACCGAAATGCTTGCTCACTCAGAATACGCCACCGGCCATGCGGCCTGGCGCGACACCACGTCGCGCGCCGCGCCGGCGGCGCGGCCGGCATGCGACGGCTGCGGTGCGCGGCGCCTGTGCCAGGCTGCCCAGCTTTGCCGTGGAGGCGCCGAACGTCCGGTCGCGCTGCCGGTCTGCTCCCGCAAGGTCAGCGCGGGCGAGGCGGTGTTCCGCGCCGGCGACGCGCTGCGCAACCTGTACGTGTCCCGCGCCGGTACCTGCAAGACCACCCGGCTGTATCGCGACGGCCGCCAGCAGATCACCGGCTTCCCGCTGGGCGGCGATTTCCTGGGCATGGACGCGATCGCCACCGGCCGCCACGAGACCGAGGCCATCGCCTTGGAAGACATGGTGGTCTGCGTGTTGCCCTACAACGAAATCGATGCCCTGGCCGACGAGTTCAGCGACGTGCGCCGCAATATCGAACGCATGCTCAGTCGCGAGATCGTGCGCGAATCGCGGCTATTGATGCTGATGGGCAATCTCAGCGCGGAAGAACGCGTGGCCGCGTTCCTGGTGGATCTTGCCGACCGCTATGCCGAGCGCGGCTATTCGCCGGTCGCCTTCACATTGCGCATGAGCCGTGAAGAAATAGGATCCCACCTGGGCATGAAGCTGGAAACGGTCAGCCGCATGTTTTCCCGCCTGCAGCAGCGCGGCCTGATCGCGCTGCATGGCAAGGAAGTCCGGATACAGGATATGGACGCGCTGCGGTTGGTGTAG